TGTGGATTATGACGGGAAAGGGGTGGAGCGGGTTTTGTTCGTAAAGGATCTAAAGGGAAGGAGCGGATAACATCCGCTCCTGTTCTTACATTGCTTCTTGGACTGTCTTTTTATCCGCGACATAGATCAGTCGGAGTGCGATCAGCATCAGTACGATCGCTGTGCCCCGCTGCCAGTCGAAAGAAATTTGGAGACCGCCGAACAAACCGAAGTGATCGATGATGATCCCTCCGACAAGCTGTCCGATGACGGTCGCAATATTCGTTGCGATGACACCGATCTTCGGCACGGCGAGAATGGTAAGGAACAAGTATCCGACACCGAACCAGACGGCCGTCAACTGCCACTTCGGCGCATCAAGGACGGCGAGGAAATCCCCCTGTCCGAAGAATAATACGACGATGGCCAGCATCAACGCTCCGGTGAAAAAAGTCATAAAGGTACTCTCATACGTACCTGCGTGTTTACTGAATGCTCCGTTGATCGAGGATTGGGAGCTGAGAAGCACTCCACCGATCACAGAAGCTGCTACTAAAAGAATCCCCATTTTTTCTCCTCCTTAATAAATCAGAATCAGTGCGGCCGCCATCAATAGGACGGCAATGATTTTTTCTTTTTTGACTTTCCGTGCTTTACTGCCGAGCCATCCCTTATGCTCGATGACCATGCTCATCGCCATTTGCCCGACGATGACGCTGATCATGGCTGCACCGACGCCGACAAGTGGTACGGCGATGACCAAGATCGTTAAGTAGGTCATTCCCAGCAGTCCTCCGGTCAGCTGCCATTTAGGTGCTTGGAAGGTGTAGGACAAGGAGCCTTTTCCTAAAAATAAGAGAACGATTCCAAGGATAATGGAACCGACCAGAAAGTTATAAAAGCTTGCTTCGAGCTTCCCGATGGATTGACCAAGTTCTCCATAGATCGCCCCTTCGATGCTCAAAGACAAACCTGCAATCAGTGCGACGATATACATCCATAGTTTCATGATTTTCCCCTCCTGTTATATCTACAATTCGAATAATGTCGATATGAAAAACAAAAAAAAGAGCTCACAGCTCTTCTTTCATGTAGGCAGCCACTTTCTGGATGACCGCTTCATTTCTCCGGTAGTAGGTCCACTTCCCGTGACGTTCGGATTCCAGCAGCCCTGCTTTCTGCATCATCGCCAAATAATGCGAGACCGTCGATTGGGACATGTCGGACTGTTCCTGGATATCTCCAACACATATGCCGCCTTTGTGATGAATCGTTTCCGAAAGGTGGTCGGCCGGCTTGTCGATGTAAGTCATAGGATCCTTCAACCACCGGAGCATTTCCAAACGTTTTTCGTTGGCCAACACTTTGAAAATTTCTACGTAGTTTTCCATGGGGACTATACTAATCGATGATGTTCGATCTGTCAAAAAGACGGCATCGGGAAAAATAAGAAAGAAAGGGCCGAGACAGAGGGGATGCCTTCGGAATGTCGAATGAAATAGAATCGTAACTAAAGGAGGAAGCACACATGATTGATGTACATAACAAAACATTTGTATCCGTCCAAAATACGGAGGACGGGGAAGTATCCGCAGAAACGACGTTCCATTATTATCAGGAAGAAAGCATCATTTACGCGGATTACAGCGGAGGCGACATTGTGAAAGGGAGTCTGGTCGGAATCGTCAAGGAGGACGATACGCTGGAATTCCGCTACAACCATGTTAATAACCAGAAGGAAATCCGCGGCGGATCATGCGTCTCGACACCAGTCTTAACGAAGGAAGGGAAATTGGAACTTTGGGAAAGCTGGCAGTGGAATGATAAGGCACAGACAAGAGGGGAATCATTGATCCGGGAAGTTTAAGTGAAATGGAGGTATGTCCCGGCCGCCTGTCACATATCCTATAGTCAATGACTTACTTCAAGGGAGTGGATGGGCATGGGATTCACTTATGGGAAGGACGAGCTGATCGGTGATATACAGGAGCTGTTCGCCAAACACAATGTCCAGGCGATTCATGTGAAAGAGGAAGGGACGCTGTTCTCCATAGACCAGGACGGATCATTTCGGATCGGAGTCGGAGCTACGATCGTCGCTTTCGACCGGCATCCGGATGATAAGACGACCTTCCAGGTGATTGATGGCGGACGGAAGAAATGAAGGCATAGGAAAGGTCCTGAGCTTCGATTTGAGCTCAGGACCTTTTATGTGTTCATTCGGTCAGGCTTTTTTCCAATATGCAGCTTCTTTGTTGGAACGAAGCGGAGGGAATGTATCCCCGTTGCTCAGTTCGATATGTTTTTCATCTTCCGTCACATCTCCACTGCCACCATCTACTAATCCGTCAAATTGGTATGTTCCTGCTTCAGGTGCCTGTTCTCCAGTCTTGTAACGGTCTGCCATTTGTAAAAACATCCTTTCCGATTTTGGTTATATTTTGTGTGCGCACATAGGCTATATATCCAGATAAAACCAATCGAAAACATGTTTTTACCAAAATGTTACATTTGTAGGAGGGGTGAGCAGAAGGGACTATGGGAAAGAGCCTTTGTATCTTTTCTCTGCTTTATCTACAGTCTGTCCGCCCGCTCCTCATCGGATATGAGTGGGCAGGTCGGGCAGCAGTTCTTCTTGTTTCCCTGGTGCAGCATGTACTTCATGCAGCAGTGTCTGCGCACGTAGGTCCCTTTACCGTTCTCCTTTTCGAAAAAGCGGAATTCGAAGTGAAGTGGGTTGACCGTGCCGTCCTCAAACAGCTCTTCGGAAGTGAACCAGTGCAGGACTTTTTCCGCGAAGTCTTTCTTCTCCGGGTGCTCTTCAGCGAAAGCGAGACTCCGTTGGTGCAGGTTGTGACTGACAATCGAGCGCATGTGCGTCGATTTGCAGTTCGATGCTTTCGCAATCGTTTGGAACAACGGCTGAAGATTCTCCGTAATGAACCGGCGGATACGATCCTTCACTTCTTCTTCGGTCAAGTCTTCGATGGAAGCCACCGCTTCTTCACGGATGACGTAGTTCATTTTATTTTTTTCCAAGCATTCGATGCCGATATTCTCAGGCGAAGCATCGATGACGAGCCCGTATTTCACGATCGTTTCGTACATGCCCATCGTCATGACCGAATACATCTTCCCGAACAACAGCCCGGTGATCGATAGGTCGGGGGCTGCCAACCCTTCGTTCTGAGCTTCCAATAAAGCGCGGCATGCCGGTTTATGGTCGATGAGGCTTTCCAGCTCATGTGTAATTTTATGTTCATGGTCCGTGCCGATATAGAACCGGTGGTCCTGTTTTAATTGCTCCCATGCAGTATTCATGAAAATGACTCCTACATTTTGGATTTTTCCAGGCATAACGCTGGAAATGAGAACTACTTTCAATTATAAAAGAAGATGGCGTTCCTCTCAACTATTCGAACAGGCATAATGTGCCCGTCTCGTCGTAAGCTAAGCCTATGGTGATTAACCCGGCTGGAAAGAGGGAATAGGGTAGTCCGTATCAAGATGGAAAGGAAAGAACCCAATGCATAACGAAACGAATCGTACCACCTACATACAAAATCAAGCCGACCGGATCATTCTTCACCTTTTAATGCAGGCGATGATCAGGGAAAAGGCCTATCCATACGATCTCCTTCCAAACGGGGCCGCATTTCCAATCGGCAAAGCGGCACTGGAGGTAGAGATCACCCATACATACAGGCTTGGGCAGCTCGATATCGCCCGCGTTCAGTATGTGGAAGGAGAAGATGTGCAGGAAATAACGGACCCGCTGCAGGTCCTGGGTCTCTTCCTGCCGACGGATGATCCTTTCTATATAGAAGTGAAGAACAGTGTCCGGAATCTCGCACTTGCACTCACCGCGTCAGAAGAACGGAACCAGGAAGTGGAACAAGAAGCCGAAGCGCTCGGTGTATCGGATGTTTTTTCTTATGTTCTCCAAAAAAAATCAAAAATGTTCAGTCCTCTGACATTTTTCGAACAGCTGGTCATCCAGGGACACACGATTCATCCATGCGCCCGAACGAGGATCGGCCTGTCCGAAAAAGAAGCAAGGCTGTATGCTCCGGAGTGGGGTGGGACACCGGCGGTTATTCCCGTCGCCGTTCATAAACAGTTATTCCGGGAGACCCTCATGGAGGGGAAAACGGTGAAAGAAATTCTTTTTGCGGAATATCCAGAAGTGGAAAAAGCCTTCCTGTCTGAGATAAACCATCCTGATGATTATGCTTTAATTCCCGTCCATCCATGGCAGTGGAAGCATACGATCGTTAAGGATTACCAAGCGGATATAGAAGCCGGCAGAATCAAGCGTGTAAAAGGCGCGGACATTGCGACAGCTGCGCTCATTTCCTTCCGCTCCCTTGCACCGTTAAATAATCAATGGAAGCACCATATTAAAACAGCCGTCAACATCCAAATGACGAGTGCGGTGCGGACGGTGTCTGCCGCATCCACTTACAACGGGCCGATGCTTTCCCGGTTTTTCAAGGATTTGCTTGAGTCCGATGAAGCATTACGCTCCCATTTGAGCACCATGAAAGAACCGGCAGCGATCCATTATCAACCGTCCACAGGAGTGGAGGATGTCCATTTCTTTCAGAAAAATTTGGCGGCTATTGTAAGAGAAAATCCGGAGCATGCATTAGGTGATGAGGAAGTAGCGATTCCGGGGGCTTCCCTGCTCGCGCCTTCTCCCGTGTCCGGAAAAACGATTGCGGAGGAAGCATCGGAACGGGCAGGATCTCCGCGTTCCTTCATCCGCCGCTATGCCGAAGCGCTTCTGCCTGGAGTGCTGCATCTGTTAGGAGAATACGGGATCGCTATGGAAGCGCACCTCCAGAATGCAGTGGTCGTCTTCAAAGGCGGGCATCCGCTGCGGACGATCCTTCGTGATCACGGCGGCATCCGCGTGCTGGAGAAGCGGCTCGCTGAACATTTCGGTGATGTACCGATTGATGCAAGCACCAATTTGCTGACTGATGATACCGAAGAGCTGCTTGATATCTTTACCCATTCGGTGCTGCATAACCATCTCGGTGAAATTATCGTACAGTTGGCAAGAAAGACCGGATGTGCCGAAGACGGTCTGTGGGCGGAAGTGGAGAAGGTAATCAAGGAAACGGCCGTCCGCCTGTCGGAAGAAGCAAGGGAAGATATCCAGCGAATCCTGCACCGGCCGGCTCGGATGAAGGCGCTCGTGCAGATGCGGTTGAAGAATGAAGTGACGGAGAATCGCTATGTAGATATGCCGAATCCGTTTACAAAGGAAAGCGAGGTGCGTGGACGATGACCGTGACAGAACGATCGTTGTTGAAGGAAGAAGCGGATTGTCTGCAGTTTTTACAGAAGCAGCATCCCGAAGAGGTGGATAGATTTCTCGAATACCTTCCGGAAGGCAGAAGAGGAATAGTGAAAAAGCTGTCCGATGCCTATTTCCGTGAGAATATCGACGGGGCGTATGAGAAGGCCGCTGCGATTCCGGTAAAAACGGAGGGAGGACAGTTGAACCGTGCCGTCCTTCCCTCTATGTACAACGGACTGCAAGGCTATGACTTCCAACCCGAGCTTACTTATCAAGCGGTAACATTCGGAACTTACGGCGTAATGTTCGCCGTCGATGGTGAATCTGCTTTCCAGCGTGTCCACACGACCGGAGAAGTCGTCTATTTCGATGCTGGAAGTTATCGCCCTGTCGAAACGGCGTCGGAGCTTTCCCGACTGCTTTTCAGCAGGGAAAAGTATCCGAATGTGGATACGTTCATAAGGGAACTTAATAACGGAGCGGCGAATCTGACACTTGCCTTGATGAATCAGGAGCAGTGGGCGACGAGCGTGAGAGAAGAGGCTGCAGGCAGAACTTCGACAATCGAATATGCCCTCTCCCATTTCAGGGAACCGAGTCTTTTCTTTGAACAGCTTGTCACAGACGGTCACCATCTTCATCCTGGGGCGAAGACGAAGCTGGGACTGAGCTATTCGGATGTGCTGCGCTATTCCCCTGAGTTCCGACAGTCTTTCGCTCTCCGGTTTGTTGCCGTCCGGCAGAACCGGGTGATCAAGACGACCCAGGCATCCCTGCTTGCTGATTGCTATCCAGAGTGTTTACAGGAGGCGGGGAAGGAACTGGCGGCGAGAGGGCTTCCGGCTCAGGATTATGAGATTCTGCCTGTCCATCCGTGGCAGTTCGAGCATGCCATCCCTGACATTTATAAGGAAGAATGTGCCTCCGGGGACGTTGTTCTTCTTCCTGGAACGGTTCTGCCGGTCGATGCCACTTCCTCTTTCCGGACGGTCACTTCCAAAAAGAAGGGTGCCCCGGTGTTGAAGCTTGCCGTCAACAGCCAGATGACTTCCACAGTCCGGTCAATCTCTACACAGACCGCGCTC
This sequence is a window from Bacillus sp. SB49. Protein-coding genes within it:
- a CDS encoding DMT family transporter translates to MGILLVAASVIGGVLLSSQSSINGAFSKHAGTYESTFMTFFTGALMLAIVVLFFGQGDFLAVLDAPKWQLTAVWFGVGYLFLTILAVPKIGVIATNIATVIGQLVGGIIIDHFGLFGGLQISFDWQRGTAIVLMLIALRLIYVADKKTVQEAM
- a CDS encoding DMT family transporter produces the protein MKLWMYIVALIAGLSLSIEGAIYGELGQSIGKLEASFYNFLVGSIILGIVLLFLGKGSLSYTFQAPKWQLTGGLLGMTYLTILVIAVPLVGVGAAMISVIVGQMAMSMVIEHKGWLGSKARKVKKEKIIAVLLMAAALILIY
- a CDS encoding ArsR/SmtB family transcription factor yields the protein MENYVEIFKVLANEKRLEMLRWLKDPMTYIDKPADHLSETIHHKGGICVGDIQEQSDMSQSTVSHYLAMMQKAGLLESERHGKWTYYRRNEAVIQKVAAYMKEEL
- a CDS encoding YjzC family protein, which translates into the protein MADRYKTGEQAPEAGTYQFDGLVDGGSGDVTEDEKHIELSNGDTFPPLRSNKEAAYWKKA
- a CDS encoding IucA/IucC family C-terminal-domain containing protein codes for the protein MNTAWEQLKQDHRFYIGTDHEHKITHELESLIDHKPACRALLEAQNEGLAAPDLSITGLLFGKMYSVMTMGMYETIVKYGLVIDASPENIGIECLEKNKMNYVIREEAVASIEDLTEEEVKDRIRRFITENLQPLFQTIAKASNCKSTHMRSIVSHNLHQRSLAFAEEHPEKKDFAEKVLHWFTSEELFEDGTVNPLHFEFRFFEKENGKGTYVRRHCCMKYMLHQGNKKNCCPTCPLISDEERADRL
- a CDS encoding IucA/IucC family protein, which encodes MHNETNRTTYIQNQADRIILHLLMQAMIREKAYPYDLLPNGAAFPIGKAALEVEITHTYRLGQLDIARVQYVEGEDVQEITDPLQVLGLFLPTDDPFYIEVKNSVRNLALALTASEERNQEVEQEAEALGVSDVFSYVLQKKSKMFSPLTFFEQLVIQGHTIHPCARTRIGLSEKEARLYAPEWGGTPAVIPVAVHKQLFRETLMEGKTVKEILFAEYPEVEKAFLSEINHPDDYALIPVHPWQWKHTIVKDYQADIEAGRIKRVKGADIATAALISFRSLAPLNNQWKHHIKTAVNIQMTSAVRTVSAASTYNGPMLSRFFKDLLESDEALRSHLSTMKEPAAIHYQPSTGVEDVHFFQKNLAAIVRENPEHALGDEEVAIPGASLLAPSPVSGKTIAEEASERAGSPRSFIRRYAEALLPGVLHLLGEYGIAMEAHLQNAVVVFKGGHPLRTILRDHGGIRVLEKRLAEHFGDVPIDASTNLLTDDTEELLDIFTHSVLHNHLGEIIVQLARKTGCAEDGLWAEVEKVIKETAVRLSEEAREDIQRILHRPARMKALVQMRLKNEVTENRYVDMPNPFTKESEVRGR
- a CDS encoding IucA/IucC family protein → MTVTERSLLKEEADCLQFLQKQHPEEVDRFLEYLPEGRRGIVKKLSDAYFRENIDGAYEKAAAIPVKTEGGQLNRAVLPSMYNGLQGYDFQPELTYQAVTFGTYGVMFAVDGESAFQRVHTTGEVVYFDAGSYRPVETASELSRLLFSREKYPNVDTFIRELNNGAANLTLALMNQEQWATSVREEAAGRTSTIEYALSHFREPSLFFEQLVTDGHHLHPGAKTKLGLSYSDVLRYSPEFRQSFALRFVAVRQNRVIKTTQASLLADCYPECLQEAGKELAARGLPAQDYEILPVHPWQFEHAIPDIYKEECASGDVVLLPGTVLPVDATSSFRTVTSKKKGAPVLKLAVNSQMTSTVRSISTQTALNTTVFSEMLAAILEREPQLDGFLPLYELGGAAFHTDDRLKSRNLTMLIRESIDDKLEQGEAAVAGMALYAKSPMYNGTIIQEIVENSPLSRLEFFIDYVEKVLPGYLTLMVKYGVALEGHLQNSIPVFKDGRLTRFFFRDWGGARIYTERLRFHGMKPAFAPDSVSITNDISDMHNKLYYTVFQNHFGEIIKQLVTSSEEEAQYWKAVREVSDRVLTSLMEDAPEAVETDRAFLYQPAVMHKSLATMRLTASKGYGYNAVPNPLAKG